Proteins encoded within one genomic window of Nitrospira sp.:
- a CDS encoding tripartite tricarboxylate transporter substrate binding protein: MRIPRLLLWTLFALAASATQAQEWPLKPVKVIVPFPPGGGTDTVARPLSAKLSQMLGQQFVIDNRGGAGGTIGATLAAKSPNDGYTVLLAPVHLSVAVTAYRTLQYDLEKDLAPVTSVAVFPDVMVAAARVPAKNLGELQAYAQSNQGKLNCGSAGNGTTRHLSCELFNTAAGVKATHVPYKGTGPATQALLAGEVDWVFEALGSAASHIRAGKIRPIMVTSARRSPSFPDIPTAIESGLAGFEITSWYGIWVPAGTPRAMVQKLQATVARAFDEADIKELWFKLGAEPGGSTPEAFGVFVRREIEKWGKVVREAGVKVE, encoded by the coding sequence ATGCGCATTCCCCGATTGTTGCTCTGGACGTTATTTGCTCTTGCCGCTAGCGCGACGCAAGCGCAAGAATGGCCTTTGAAGCCGGTCAAGGTGATCGTCCCCTTCCCGCCTGGCGGCGGCACCGACACCGTGGCACGCCCGCTGTCGGCCAAGCTCTCGCAGATGCTCGGTCAGCAGTTCGTCATCGACAACCGCGGTGGCGCCGGCGGTACCATCGGCGCGACGCTTGCCGCCAAGTCGCCGAATGACGGCTACACCGTGCTGCTCGCGCCCGTGCACCTGTCGGTGGCGGTCACGGCCTACAGGACCCTGCAGTACGATCTCGAGAAGGACCTCGCGCCGGTAACCTCGGTCGCGGTCTTTCCGGACGTGATGGTGGCGGCCGCGCGGGTACCGGCGAAGAACCTCGGCGAGCTGCAGGCCTACGCGCAATCGAACCAAGGCAAGCTCAATTGCGGCTCGGCGGGCAACGGCACCACGCGGCACCTGTCCTGCGAGTTGTTCAACACCGCCGCGGGCGTAAAGGCCACCCACGTGCCCTACAAGGGAACCGGGCCTGCGACGCAGGCTCTCCTGGCGGGCGAGGTCGACTGGGTGTTCGAGGCCCTGGGCAGCGCCGCCTCGCACATCCGTGCCGGGAAAATCCGCCCGATCATGGTCACCTCGGCAAGGCGCTCGCCGTCCTTTCCCGACATCCCGACGGCGATCGAATCGGGCCTTGCCGGATTCGAGATCACCTCCTGGTACGGTATCTGGGTGCCGGCCGGCACGCCGCGTGCTATGGTGCAGAAGCTTCAGGCGACGGTCGCCAGGGCCTTCGACGAGGCCGACATCAAGGAGCTCTGGTTCAAGCTCGGCGCCGAACCGGGCGGCTCCACGCCAGAGGCGTTCGGCGTATTCGTGCGACGCGAGATCGAGAAGTGGGGCAAGGTGGTGCGCGAGGCAGGCGTCAAGGTTGAATAA
- a CDS encoding aminopeptidase P family protein — MKRKPIIFNEQRLNALMDLKGIDLIIVRGTENSKYISEFFHNGANLGYRPFTVFYFRDPAMKPAFVVPAVDLHLAMDSTWIEDVRAYAMAEFFTDLDVRFYKDFFEAAKDILQERNVKGFTIGTEGENLTTGFRKKLEEILAGNKLVDVALDMDIVRMVKTPEEIRRLRKATEITVRAHESFRAAIIPGNTDEDLTRVALGRMIAEGADGIHFINVGCGPKTSFAAHSPFPTGHQMQVGDFVKVDMGAMYRGYPADFVRSYFIGQATDRHKKIWARLNEVQVELGMWLKPGLTGGEIFERGYSHISKYLPNFPREFVGHGLGLNPHEQPRMNQVNRTVLENDTVVCLEFSYYHEGVRHHTEDTFLIKAGGVEHWTANCPRELVVPA; from the coding sequence ATGAAGCGTAAACCAATCATCTTTAATGAGCAGCGGCTGAATGCGTTGATGGACCTTAAGGGCATCGACCTGATAATCGTTCGCGGAACAGAAAACTCTAAATATATCAGCGAGTTCTTCCACAACGGTGCCAACCTCGGGTACAGGCCGTTCACGGTGTTCTATTTTCGTGACCCCGCAATGAAGCCTGCTTTCGTTGTGCCGGCGGTCGATTTACATCTCGCTATGGATTCGACCTGGATCGAGGATGTGCGCGCTTATGCGATGGCTGAATTCTTCACAGATCTCGATGTTCGTTTCTACAAGGATTTTTTTGAAGCGGCAAAGGACATTCTGCAAGAAAGAAATGTCAAGGGTTTTACGATCGGAACCGAGGGCGAGAACCTTACCACGGGATTCCGCAAGAAGCTCGAGGAGATTTTGGCCGGCAACAAGCTTGTCGATGTAGCGCTCGACATGGATATCGTACGAATGGTAAAGACACCTGAAGAAATTCGCCGTTTACGTAAGGCGACAGAAATAACAGTCAGGGCACACGAGAGTTTTCGTGCTGCGATCATACCCGGCAATACTGATGAAGACCTTACCCGAGTAGCCCTCGGACGCATGATCGCTGAAGGTGCCGACGGGATTCACTTCATCAATGTGGGGTGTGGTCCGAAGACTTCATTCGCTGCGCACAGCCCGTTCCCAACAGGGCACCAGATGCAAGTCGGTGATTTCGTCAAGGTGGACATGGGTGCAATGTACCGCGGATACCCGGCAGATTTTGTACGCTCTTATTTTATTGGACAAGCCACCGACCGGCACAAGAAAATCTGGGCTCGGCTCAACGAAGTGCAAGTCGAACTGGGTATGTGGCTCAAGCCGGGCTTGACCGGGGGCGAGATATTTGAGCGTGGGTACAGCCACATCAGCAAGTACCTGCCTAATTTCCCGAGGGAATTTGTTGGGCACGGCCTAGGCCTCAACCCTCATGAGCAGCCGCGAATGAACCAAGTAAATCGTACGGTGCTCGAAAACGACACGGTAGTATGCCTTGAATTTAGTTACTACCATGAAGGCGTCCGCCATCACACTGAGGATACGTTTCTAATTAAGGCTGGCGGTGTGGAGCACTGGACTGCAAATTGCCCGCGCGAACTCGTTGTCCCCGCGTAG